One window of the Triticum dicoccoides isolate Atlit2015 ecotype Zavitan chromosome 3B, WEW_v2.0, whole genome shotgun sequence genome contains the following:
- the LOC119276086 gene encoding protein transport protein Sec61 subunit beta-like — protein sequence MVANGDAPARGSAAAAASLRRRRTTGGGAAAGGGGGGASTMLQFYTDEAAGRKMSPNAVLIMSIGFIAVVAVLHVFGKLYRTPN from the coding sequence ATGGTGGCTAATGGTGACGCACCTGCAAGAGGGAGTGCAGCTGCAGCTGCAAGCCTGCGCCGACGTAGAACCACcggtggtggtgctgctgctggaggtggtggtggtggtgccagtACAATGCTTCAGTTCTACACCGATGAGGCTGCTGGGCGCAAGATGTCCCCAAATGCTGTTCTGATCATGAGCATAGGGTTTATTGCCGTCGTTGCCGTACTCCATGTTTTCGGCAAGCTGTACCGCACCCCTAATTAG